One genomic region from Egicoccus sp. AB-alg6-2 encodes:
- a CDS encoding FMN-binding negative transcriptional regulator: MLEQPLYEVRDLAQLREIVRGNAWAMLVTGAGSSGPVVSHLPVLLEEGRDDLSVVSHVARDDAALHELGQHDVALVFQGPNGYVSPSFYEAAPYVPTWNFVVLHLHGRPELLDAEATYDVLDATVEHFESQRAEPWRLDRVTEYARRIAVHTVGFRMTPHRVVGKAKLSQDKEPAIVDRVIAALDEDPHHANPVLADVMRRAHRVGPGA; this comes from the coding sequence ATGCTGGAACAACCCCTGTACGAAGTCCGCGATCTCGCGCAGCTGCGCGAGATCGTCCGAGGCAACGCCTGGGCGATGCTCGTCACCGGTGCCGGCTCGAGCGGACCCGTCGTCTCGCACCTGCCGGTCCTGCTCGAGGAGGGCCGGGACGATCTGTCCGTGGTCAGTCACGTGGCCAGGGACGACGCAGCGCTGCACGAGCTCGGTCAACATGACGTCGCGCTGGTGTTCCAGGGCCCGAACGGCTACGTGTCGCCGTCGTTCTACGAGGCGGCCCCGTACGTGCCGACGTGGAACTTCGTGGTGCTGCACCTGCACGGGCGACCGGAGTTGCTGGATGCCGAAGCGACCTATGACGTGCTGGACGCGACCGTCGAACACTTCGAATCCCAGCGCGCGGAGCCGTGGCGGCTGGACCGGGTCACGGAGTACGCCCGTCGCATCGCCGTCCACACCGTCGGCTTCCGGATGACACCGCACCGCGTCGTCGGCAAGGCGAAGCTGAGCCAGGACAAGGAACCGGCCATCGTCGACCGCGTCATCGCGGCGCTGGACGAGGATCCGCATCACGCCAATCCCGTGTTGGCCGACGTCATGCGCCGGGCACACCGGGTGGGCCCGGGCGCATGA
- a CDS encoding PucR family transcriptional regulator yields MEAPSIEGVSPAPPSPSLADLLGTLGPHVLHHLATPEVALGTTVSDPVLHDREEALAPTPGGILLAIGSRASTPEAVQVVQAAAAAGYAGVVIKAHGTPATSGLAEAASAAGVALLLAPDELPWRHLDALITAATGASSPASDTYASVGIGDLFALANVIASSVGGAVTIEDPRGQVLAYSNLPHHEIDEIRKLAILGLRTPERPGNQDEYRKIALATGPVRFTELGPGHTDRLAIAVRAGHQQLGVVFVIDGTPPLPVDAAQKLEEAATVTALHLLRARRNRDPDRRNRGEALRALLDASLPTDVSAAQLNIGLDTPIAVLAIAQTGASASRGVASARIVDLVTMHCEAWHPDAVCAVAHGVIYALVPAPSDGALDRLVRFGREVATTVDRSAQLGIHVAVGPIGTLDTVSAARQTTDRILRAMAQVDHQVVATVDDVQVPLALLELAERGAAGDESLLSPLRRMLAHDERHNSDYAVTLLGYLDHFGEVAPAAARLNIHENTLRYRLRRLNELFGLDLDGHDARLVVWLQLRLLAQQSRLPGL; encoded by the coding sequence GTGGAAGCGCCCAGCATCGAAGGGGTTTCTCCTGCGCCGCCGAGCCCCTCGCTCGCCGACCTGCTCGGCACCCTGGGCCCGCATGTGCTCCACCACCTGGCCACGCCGGAGGTCGCGCTCGGAACCACGGTCAGCGATCCCGTGCTGCACGACCGCGAGGAGGCGCTCGCACCCACCCCTGGCGGCATCCTGCTCGCCATCGGCAGCAGGGCGTCCACGCCCGAGGCCGTCCAGGTGGTGCAGGCCGCGGCGGCCGCGGGCTACGCCGGCGTCGTCATCAAGGCCCATGGAACGCCGGCCACGAGTGGACTGGCCGAGGCCGCTTCCGCCGCCGGCGTCGCCCTGTTGCTGGCACCCGACGAGCTGCCCTGGCGTCACCTCGACGCGCTCATCACGGCCGCGACCGGTGCCTCGTCGCCGGCGAGCGACACCTATGCATCGGTCGGCATCGGCGACCTGTTCGCCCTCGCCAACGTGATCGCGTCGAGCGTCGGCGGCGCGGTCACGATCGAGGACCCGCGCGGGCAGGTGCTGGCGTACTCCAACCTCCCCCACCACGAGATCGACGAGATCCGCAAGCTCGCCATCCTCGGGCTGCGGACGCCGGAACGGCCGGGCAACCAAGACGAGTACCGCAAGATCGCCCTCGCGACCGGCCCGGTGCGGTTCACGGAACTGGGGCCCGGGCACACCGATCGCCTCGCCATCGCCGTGCGCGCCGGCCATCAGCAGCTCGGTGTCGTCTTCGTCATCGACGGAACGCCGCCGCTGCCGGTCGATGCGGCCCAGAAGCTCGAGGAGGCCGCGACGGTCACGGCGCTGCACCTGCTTCGGGCTCGCCGCAACCGCGACCCCGACCGTCGCAACCGCGGCGAGGCGCTCCGTGCCCTGCTCGACGCCTCGTTGCCGACCGATGTGTCCGCCGCCCAACTCAACATCGGCTTGGACACGCCGATCGCCGTGCTCGCGATCGCCCAGACGGGCGCCAGCGCCAGTCGCGGCGTTGCCAGTGCACGCATCGTCGACCTCGTGACCATGCACTGCGAGGCGTGGCATCCCGACGCCGTCTGCGCGGTGGCGCACGGGGTGATCTACGCGCTCGTGCCGGCTCCTTCGGACGGTGCCCTGGATCGTCTGGTCCGCTTCGGACGCGAGGTCGCCACGACGGTGGACCGCTCCGCTCAACTCGGCATCCACGTCGCCGTCGGACCCATCGGCACGCTGGACACCGTCAGTGCGGCCCGGCAGACCACCGACCGGATCCTTCGGGCGATGGCTCAGGTGGACCATCAGGTCGTCGCAACCGTCGACGACGTGCAGGTGCCCCTGGCATTGCTGGAGCTGGCCGAACGCGGTGCCGCAGGTGACGAGTCGTTGTTGTCGCCCCTGCGTCGCATGCTCGCCCACGATGAGCGCCACAACAGCGACTACGCCGTGACCCTGCTCGGGTACCTCGACCACTTCGGTGAGGTCGCCCCCGCCGCCGCCCGGCTCAACATCCACGAGAACACGCTGCGCTATCGCCTCCGACGCCTCAACGAGCTGTTCGGGCTCGATCTGGACGGTCACGACGCGCGACTGGTGGTGTGGTTGCAACTGCGGCTGCTGGCCCAGCAGAGCCGGCTTCCCGGCCTCTGA
- a CDS encoding phosphate ABC transporter ATP-binding protein, with the protein MNTPAVPALAARGIEWGQADVPILRGVDLDCPARTLTALVGPSGAGKSTLLRCLNRLEEPHAGQVLLDGDDIRSLDPRMLRRRVGMVFQNPVLFPGTIRDNLAFADPSAAESTLLRCLDAAHLGASMLNRPITGLSGGEAQRVTIARALVLRPQVLLLDEPTASLDRDATARVERLVRELVDDLGVTCVLVSHDLEQTLRVADTSVLLVAGQVVRRGPPDEVSAGWTEDVG; encoded by the coding sequence ATGAACACTCCGGCAGTGCCGGCACTGGCGGCCCGCGGCATCGAGTGGGGGCAGGCCGACGTCCCGATCCTTCGGGGCGTCGACCTCGACTGTCCCGCGCGGACACTGACGGCCCTCGTCGGCCCCAGCGGCGCCGGCAAGTCGACCCTGCTGCGCTGCCTCAACCGCCTCGAGGAACCGCATGCCGGGCAGGTACTGCTCGACGGCGACGACATCCGCTCGCTCGATCCGAGGATGTTGCGACGACGCGTCGGCATGGTGTTCCAGAACCCGGTGCTGTTCCCCGGCACGATCCGAGACAACCTCGCCTTCGCCGATCCATCGGCCGCCGAGTCGACCTTGTTGCGTTGCCTCGATGCGGCGCATCTCGGCGCATCCATGCTGAATCGACCGATCACCGGTCTCTCGGGCGGCGAGGCGCAGCGAGTCACGATCGCGCGGGCGCTCGTGCTGCGGCCACAGGTCCTGCTCCTGGACGAGCCGACGGCGTCACTCGACCGCGACGCCACCGCCCGCGTCGAGCGGCTGGTTCGCGAGCTGGTCGACGACCTCGGGGTGACCTGTGTGCTGGTGTCGCACGATCTCGAGCAGACCCTTCGCGTCGCCGACACCAGTGTCCTGCTGGTCGCCGGTCAGGTGGTGCGTCGCGGGCCACCCGACGAGGTCAGCGCCGGCTGGACGGAGGACGTGGGATGA
- a CDS encoding ABC transporter permease — MIAVAVGLVLVAVAIAISARWRLGISRELAVAAVRALLQLLAVALVIQAIFEHLGAASVFVLGMLGIAAWTASRRMSSVPRALAVSLASIGAAAGVTLTVLFAVGAFPLTPRYVIPTAGIIIGGAMSCVSLVGIRLADDLADKRGDIEARLALGVSVAEAVRPWARRSVVTSLVPALDQTKNVGLVSLPGAFVGMLLGGASPMEAAQVQLTVLLALLGTEALAAVIAAAYITGLVTLPGERLRRLA, encoded by the coding sequence ATGATCGCGGTCGCGGTGGGCCTGGTTCTGGTCGCGGTTGCCATCGCCATCTCCGCGCGGTGGCGACTCGGCATCAGCCGCGAACTCGCCGTCGCCGCCGTTCGGGCCCTGTTGCAGCTCCTGGCCGTGGCACTGGTCATCCAGGCGATCTTCGAACACCTCGGCGCCGCGAGCGTGTTCGTGCTCGGAATGCTCGGGATCGCGGCGTGGACCGCGTCGCGACGCATGTCGTCGGTGCCACGAGCGTTGGCGGTCAGTCTGGCGTCGATCGGTGCTGCCGCGGGCGTCACCCTCACGGTGCTGTTCGCCGTCGGTGCCTTCCCGCTGACCCCGCGGTACGTGATCCCGACCGCCGGCATCATCATCGGCGGCGCCATGAGCTGCGTGTCGCTGGTCGGTATCCGGCTCGCCGACGACCTCGCGGACAAGCGTGGCGACATCGAGGCTCGTCTGGCGCTGGGGGTCTCGGTCGCCGAGGCCGTCCGCCCGTGGGCGCGACGCTCGGTCGTGACCTCGCTCGTGCCGGCGCTCGACCAGACCAAGAACGTCGGCCTGGTGTCGTTGCCGGGTGCGTTCGTCGGCATGCTGCTCGGCGGCGCCTCGCCGATGGAGGCGGCCCAGGTGCAACTGACCGTCCTGCTCGCGCTGCTCGGCACCGAGGCCCTCGCTGCCGTGATCGCCGCGGCCTACATCACCGGCCTGGTGACCCTTCCGGGGGAGCGGCTCCGGCGGCTCGCGTGA
- a CDS encoding FecCD family ABC transporter permease, with amino-acid sequence MAAPTTAEQPPTKSDAAGRTDGVAQLKRGLVGPASLRLLGLVLALVVLLVVALASLAIGSKPLGISLVLESITAFDASSNDHQIVRGLRLSRTLNGMLVGTALGLSGAIMQGVARNPLADPGILGINAGAATAVVFGIAFFGTQTLLGYIWFGFAGAAIAAVVVFTLGSLGRDGASPVKLVLAGVAVTYLLMSTTRAVTLLDVTAFDALRFWVVGSLQGRGLEVTTQAAPFVLVGTLAALLSGRLLNALALGDDVAKSLGMRVGVARAFAVATLVVLAGAATAIAGPIVFVGLTVPHIARAITGPDYRWVLPYCAVLAPMLVLTADILGRVMARPGELQVGVVAALLGAPFFILLARRRRLATL; translated from the coding sequence GTGGCGGCACCGACCACGGCCGAACAACCGCCCACGAAATCCGATGCGGCCGGTCGCACCGACGGCGTTGCGCAGCTCAAGCGTGGCTTGGTCGGACCCGCGTCGCTGCGGCTTCTGGGCCTGGTCCTCGCGCTGGTGGTGTTGCTCGTGGTCGCGCTCGCGTCGCTGGCCATCGGTTCCAAGCCGCTGGGCATCTCACTGGTGCTGGAGTCGATCACCGCCTTCGACGCGTCCAGCAATGACCACCAGATCGTGCGCGGGTTGCGGTTGTCCCGGACCCTGAACGGCATGCTCGTCGGCACCGCCCTCGGTCTGTCCGGTGCGATCATGCAGGGCGTCGCCCGCAACCCCCTCGCCGACCCGGGCATCCTCGGGATCAACGCAGGCGCCGCGACCGCCGTCGTCTTCGGCATCGCCTTCTTCGGAACACAGACGCTGCTCGGCTACATCTGGTTCGGTTTCGCAGGCGCCGCGATCGCGGCCGTCGTGGTCTTCACCCTCGGCTCGCTCGGTCGCGACGGAGCGTCCCCCGTCAAGCTCGTCCTGGCGGGCGTCGCGGTCACCTATCTGCTGATGTCGACGACGCGGGCGGTGACCCTGCTCGACGTGACCGCCTTCGACGCCCTGCGGTTCTGGGTGGTCGGTTCGTTGCAGGGACGCGGCCTGGAGGTCACGACCCAGGCGGCGCCGTTCGTCCTGGTCGGGACGCTGGCCGCGCTGCTGTCCGGGCGGCTCCTCAACGCCCTCGCGCTGGGGGACGACGTGGCGAAGTCACTCGGCATGCGCGTCGGCGTGGCCCGGGCGTTCGCGGTGGCCACGCTCGTCGTACTCGCGGGGGCCGCGACCGCCATCGCGGGTCCGATCGTCTTCGTCGGCCTGACCGTGCCGCACATCGCGCGTGCCATCACCGGGCCCGACTACCGCTGGGTGCTGCCCTACTGCGCCGTACTGGCCCCGATGCTGGTCCTGACGGCCGACATCCTCGGTCGCGTGATGGCACGGCCGGGCGAGCTGCAGGTCGGCGTCGTCGCTGCCCTCCTGGGCGCCCCGTTCTTCATCCTCCTCGCCCGCCGTCGACGACTGGCGACGCTGTGA
- a CDS encoding amidohydrolase — translation MSLHAAAPAVVTPTVLVIDRVKLPGTAEPIQVVVRDGVVAHVGPAAVVEGATERVDAEGRTVLPGLQDAHVHATQWAATRQRLDLSTATSARAVADIVADAARRAPSSPAELLVGSGFRDGLWNDRPHKSLLDAVAPGRAVVLQSADLHTAWLSSAALRLVGHGNHESGVLYEDECYRVVAALPEASVEQVDDWVLEAMAAAATRGVTGILDFEIGDCLPDWQRRAAREPLSVRVACTVYRAHLPAAIARGWRTGDVVPGSDGCLTMGPLKLFVDGSLNSRTALCHDPYPGDGGRGRLETSPDELVMLLRQAAEHGLTTAVHAIGDRATAIALDAFEQTGLPGRIEHAQLVASDDLTRFARPGLVVGVQPAHAPDDRDVADHHWSGRTSRAFPYADLLRAGATLEIGSDAPVAPLDPWDGIAAAVLRTDDARPPWHPEQCIDVRSALRAASGGRDTVAVGDTADLVLVDTDPLQVEPDGLRDPGVAATLLGGRWTHRTL, via the coding sequence ATGAGCCTGCACGCCGCCGCTCCGGCCGTGGTGACCCCGACCGTGCTGGTCATCGACCGCGTGAAGTTGCCCGGGACGGCCGAGCCGATCCAGGTCGTGGTCCGCGACGGTGTCGTGGCCCATGTCGGACCTGCCGCTGTCGTGGAGGGCGCCACCGAGCGGGTGGACGCGGAGGGCCGCACCGTCCTGCCCGGCCTCCAGGACGCCCACGTGCACGCCACCCAGTGGGCCGCCACGCGGCAGCGCCTGGACTTGTCGACCGCGACCTCGGCACGTGCCGTCGCGGACATCGTGGCGGATGCCGCGCGCCGCGCCCCGTCGTCGCCGGCTGAGCTGCTGGTCGGCAGCGGCTTCCGTGACGGGCTGTGGAACGACCGGCCCCACAAGTCGCTCCTCGACGCCGTGGCACCCGGGCGCGCCGTGGTGCTGCAGAGCGCCGATCTGCACACGGCGTGGCTGAGTTCGGCGGCGCTCCGGCTGGTCGGACACGGCAACCACGAGAGCGGCGTGCTGTACGAGGACGAGTGCTACCGGGTCGTCGCGGCGCTGCCCGAGGCGAGTGTCGAACAGGTCGACGACTGGGTTCTCGAGGCCATGGCGGCGGCCGCCACGCGTGGCGTCACGGGCATCCTCGACTTCGAGATCGGGGACTGCCTTCCGGACTGGCAACGGCGCGCCGCACGCGAGCCGCTGTCCGTGCGGGTCGCCTGCACCGTCTACCGCGCCCACCTGCCCGCAGCCATCGCCCGAGGATGGCGCACCGGCGACGTCGTTCCCGGCAGCGACGGTTGTCTCACGATGGGGCCACTGAAGCTGTTCGTGGACGGCTCGCTCAACAGCCGGACGGCGTTGTGCCACGACCCCTACCCGGGGGATGGGGGACGTGGGCGGCTCGAAACCTCCCCCGACGAGCTGGTCATGCTCCTGCGGCAGGCCGCGGAACACGGGCTGACCACCGCGGTGCACGCCATCGGCGACCGGGCCACCGCCATCGCCCTGGACGCGTTCGAACAGACGGGACTGCCCGGCCGGATCGAGCATGCCCAGCTGGTGGCCTCCGACGATCTGACCCGCTTCGCGCGGCCCGGTCTGGTCGTCGGTGTCCAGCCGGCCCATGCGCCGGACGACCGCGACGTCGCTGACCATCACTGGTCCGGGCGCACGTCCCGGGCGTTCCCGTACGCCGACCTGCTGCGCGCAGGTGCGACGCTCGAGATCGGATCCGACGCGCCCGTCGCTCCGCTGGACCCCTGGGACGGCATCGCCGCCGCCGTGTTGCGCACCGACGACGCGCGTCCCCCCTGGCACCCCGAGCAGTGCATCGACGTGCGCTCGGCCTTGCGGGCCGCGTCCGGTGGCCGCGACACTGTCGCCGTCGGTGACACGGCCGACCTCGTGCTCGTCGACACCGATCCCCTGCAGGTCGAGCCCGACGGGCTTCGCGATCCGGGGGTGGCGGCCACGCTGCTCGGCGGACGATGGACCCATCGGACCCTGTAG